In Methylobacterium aquaticum, the following are encoded in one genomic region:
- a CDS encoding SDR family oxidoreductase, translating to MSTQKVALVTGAGSGVGRAVALGLADAGYDVVLSGRRPEPLQAVAAEIEAKGRRALAQPTDIGDEASVIELFRRVEETFGRLDVLFNNAGIGAPPVELDELPVATWKAVVDTNLTGAFLCTQGAFRLMKTQQPRGGRIINNGSISAHVPRPFSAPYTATKHAITGLTRSTSLDGRAHDIACGQVDIGNAATDMTVRMQAGVPQPDGSTRPEPTMDAKHVADAVVYMASLPLDANVQFMTVMATKMPFIGRG from the coding sequence GCGCGCGGTGGCGCTCGGGCTCGCCGATGCCGGCTACGACGTGGTGCTGTCGGGGCGCCGGCCGGAGCCGCTGCAGGCGGTGGCCGCCGAGATCGAGGCCAAGGGCCGGCGGGCGCTGGCGCAGCCGACCGATATCGGCGACGAGGCCTCGGTGATCGAACTCTTTCGCCGGGTCGAGGAGACCTTCGGGCGCCTCGACGTGCTATTCAACAATGCCGGCATCGGCGCGCCGCCGGTCGAGCTCGACGAATTGCCCGTCGCGACCTGGAAGGCGGTGGTCGACACCAACCTCACGGGCGCCTTCCTGTGCACCCAAGGCGCGTTCCGGCTGATGAAGACGCAGCAGCCCCGCGGCGGGCGCATCATCAACAACGGCTCGATCTCGGCCCACGTGCCGCGGCCGTTCTCGGCGCCCTACACCGCCACCAAGCACGCCATCACCGGGCTCACCCGCTCGACCTCGCTGGACGGGCGCGCCCACGACATCGCCTGCGGCCAGGTCGATATCGGCAACGCCGCCACCGACATGACCGTGCGGATGCAGGCCGGCGTGCCCCAGCCCGACGGCTCGACGCGGCCGGAGCCGACCATGGACGCCAAGCACGTCGCCGACGCGGTGGTCTACATGGCGAGCCTGCCGCTGGACGCCAACGTGCAGTTCATGACCGTCATGGCCACCAAGATGCCGTTCATCGGCCGCGGCTGA
- a CDS encoding peptide chain release factor 3, with translation MLMQTDAPRAPADPVARRRTFAIISHPDAGKTTLTEKLLLFGGAIQLAGEVKAKRNRVSTRSDWMGIEKERGISVVTSVMTFEYGDCVFNLLDTPGHEDFSEDTYRTLTAVDSAVMVIDAAKGIEARTRKLFEVCRLRDIPIVTFVNKLDRESRDPFDLLDEIEKTLALDVAPVTWPIGRGRSFAGTYDLLRRRVRRLDAADDAGTVPVSGLDDPLFDTLLPEAGDAATWREEAELAEGGCKPFDLDAFREGHLTPVFFGSALRNFGVRDLIDGLADVAPPPRGQDADTRAVAPTEPKMTGFVFKIQANMDPNHRDRIAFMRVCSGKLSRGMKAKLVRTGKPISLSAPQFFFAQDRAIADEAYAGDVVGIPNHGTLRIGDTLTEGEELVFRGVPSFAPELLRRIKLTDAMKAKKLREALQQMAEEGVVQLFLPQDGSSAIVGVVGALQLDVLKERLQAEYGLPIDYEPTRFTICRWIESEDQAELDKFVGSHGSSMASDLDGAPVFMATTGFSLKYEEERAPAIRFTDVKDYQKRRT, from the coding sequence ATGCTGATGCAGACAGACGCCCCGCGCGCCCCCGCCGATCCGGTCGCCCGGCGCCGCACCTTCGCGATCATCTCGCACCCGGATGCCGGCAAGACCACGCTGACCGAGAAGCTGCTCCTGTTCGGCGGCGCGATCCAGCTCGCCGGCGAGGTCAAGGCCAAGCGCAACCGCGTCTCGACCCGCTCGGACTGGATGGGCATCGAGAAGGAGCGCGGCATCTCGGTCGTCACCTCGGTGATGACCTTCGAGTACGGCGACTGCGTCTTCAACCTGCTCGACACGCCGGGCCACGAGGACTTCTCGGAGGACACCTACCGGACGCTGACCGCGGTCGATTCCGCCGTGATGGTGATCGACGCGGCGAAGGGCATCGAGGCGCGCACCCGCAAGCTGTTCGAGGTCTGCCGCCTGCGCGACATCCCGATCGTCACCTTCGTCAACAAGCTCGACCGCGAATCCCGCGACCCCTTCGACCTCCTCGACGAGATCGAGAAGACGCTCGCCCTCGACGTCGCGCCGGTGACCTGGCCGATCGGGCGCGGCCGGAGCTTTGCCGGCACCTACGACCTCCTGCGCCGCCGGGTGCGTCGGCTCGACGCCGCGGACGATGCCGGCACGGTGCCGGTGTCGGGCCTCGACGACCCGCTCTTCGACACCCTGCTGCCGGAGGCCGGCGACGCCGCGACCTGGCGCGAGGAGGCGGAACTGGCGGAGGGCGGCTGCAAGCCGTTCGACCTCGACGCCTTCCGCGAGGGTCACCTGACCCCGGTCTTCTTCGGCTCGGCTTTGCGCAATTTCGGCGTGCGTGACCTGATCGACGGGCTCGCCGACGTAGCACCGCCGCCCCGGGGCCAGGATGCCGACACCCGCGCGGTCGCGCCGACCGAGCCGAAGATGACCGGCTTCGTGTTCAAGATCCAGGCGAACATGGACCCGAACCACCGGGACCGCATCGCCTTCATGCGGGTCTGTTCCGGCAAGCTCAGCCGCGGCATGAAGGCGAAGCTCGTGCGGACCGGCAAGCCGATCTCTCTCTCTGCGCCGCAATTCTTCTTCGCCCAGGACCGGGCCATCGCCGACGAGGCCTATGCCGGCGACGTGGTCGGCATCCCCAACCACGGCACCTTGCGCATCGGCGACACCCTGACCGAGGGCGAGGAGCTGGTCTTCCGCGGCGTGCCGAGCTTCGCCCCCGAGCTCCTGCGCCGGATCAAGCTCACCGACGCGATGAAGGCCAAGAAGCTGCGCGAGGCGCTGCAGCAGATGGCGGAGGAGGGGGTGGTGCAGCTCTTCCTGCCGCAGGACGGCTCGAGCGCGATCGTTGGCGTGGTGGGTGCGCTGCAGCTCGACGTGCTGAAGGAGCGGCTCCAGGCCGAGTACGGCCTGCCGATCGACTATGAGCCGACCCGCTTCACCATCTGCCGCTGGATCGAGTCGGAGGACCAGGCCGAGCTCG